One window of the Archangium primigenium genome contains the following:
- a CDS encoding tetratricopeptide repeat protein, whose translation MKPRPLGRRLGVWGLLAVGWVVPSVAGAAGLLEKDHPLVQKGRDAYSAGRYEDALKSFDEAKKERPNDPAVEFNRGDALMKLGRYNDARQSFQSVAESNTRPDLRQKATYNLGNVHAATGDTREALKAYRRALTLDPTDAQARHNYEVLLRNLPPPQQGGADGGSDGGQDAGQDAGQDGGAPDAGQPDAGQPDAGQDGGTDGGQDGGQDGGQDGGQDAGGDAGSPSDGGQDGGGDGGQDGGGDGGAGDGGGQSDGGDSDGGADGGQGDSDGGADGGQADSDSAADAGTEERDGGMSAEEVDRQDAERLLDAMKQNEKNLQLWRFQQKKRPRNPNAKDW comes from the coding sequence ATGAAGCCGCGTCCCTTGGGCAGGCGTCTGGGCGTCTGGGGCCTGTTGGCCGTGGGCTGGGTGGTGCCGTCCGTGGCGGGCGCCGCGGGGCTCCTGGAGAAGGATCATCCCCTCGTGCAGAAGGGCCGCGACGCCTACTCCGCGGGCCGCTACGAGGACGCGCTCAAGTCCTTCGACGAGGCCAAGAAGGAGCGGCCCAACGACCCGGCGGTGGAGTTCAACCGGGGCGACGCATTGATGAAGCTGGGCCGCTACAACGACGCCCGGCAGTCCTTCCAGAGCGTGGCCGAGTCCAACACCCGGCCGGACCTGCGCCAGAAGGCCACCTACAACCTGGGCAACGTGCACGCGGCGACGGGTGACACGCGCGAGGCGCTCAAGGCCTACCGCCGCGCGCTCACCCTGGACCCCACGGACGCCCAGGCCCGGCACAACTACGAGGTGCTGCTGCGCAACCTGCCTCCGCCCCAACAGGGCGGCGCCGATGGCGGCTCGGACGGGGGCCAGGACGCGGGTCAGGACGCCGGTCAGGATGGCGGCGCGCCGGACGCGGGTCAGCCGGACGCGGGTCAGCCGGACGCGGGTCAGGACGGTGGCACCGACGGCGGTCAGGATGGAGGCCAGGACGGCGGTCAGGATGGGGGCCAGGACGCGGGCGGTGACGCGGGCTCGCCCTCCGATGGCGGCCAGGATGGCGGCGGCGATGGCGGGCAGGATGGCGGTGGGGACGGGGGGGCCGGGGACGGCGGCGGCCAGAGTGATGGCGGTGACAGCGACGGCGGCGCGGATGGCGGCCAGGGCGACAGCGATGGCGGCGCGGATGGGGGTCAGGCGGACTCGGACTCGGCGGCGGACGCGGGCACCGAGGAGCGCGATGGCGGCATGAGCGCGGAGGAAGTCGACCGCCAGGACGCCGAGCGGCTGCTGGATGCGATGAAGCAGAACGAGAAGAATCTCCAGTTGTGGCGCTTCCAGCAGAAGAAGCGACCGAGGAATCCCAATGCGAAGGATTGGTAG
- a CDS encoding AAA family ATPase yields MNTDIRALTERVQQESSFVELLNQEVGKVIVGQRYMLERILIGVLCNGHVLLEGVPGLAKTLTVRTIADSISASFARIQFTPDLLPADLVGTMIYNQQAANFTVRKGPVFANVVLADEINRAPAKVQSALLEAMQERQVTIGDTSFPLPSPFLVLATQNPIEQEGTYPLPEAQVDRFMLKVKVGYPTRDEEKVIMDRMSGGKPPSVQKVIALEQLVNARALVQQIYMDEKVKDYILNVIFATREPARYGLKDQADYIQFGASPRATIAMSQAARAHAFLRHRGFVTPEDVKAIAFDVLRHRVALTYEAEAEELTTEKLIQRVFDRVEVP; encoded by the coding sequence ATGAACACGGACATCCGGGCACTCACCGAGCGCGTACAGCAGGAGAGCTCCTTCGTGGAACTCCTCAACCAGGAGGTCGGCAAGGTCATCGTCGGCCAGCGCTACATGCTCGAGCGCATCCTCATCGGCGTCTTGTGCAACGGCCACGTGTTGCTCGAGGGCGTGCCGGGTCTGGCCAAGACGCTCACGGTGCGCACCATCGCCGACAGCATCAGCGCCTCGTTCGCGCGCATCCAGTTCACGCCGGATCTGCTGCCCGCGGACCTCGTGGGCACGATGATCTACAACCAGCAGGCGGCCAACTTCACGGTGCGCAAGGGCCCGGTGTTCGCCAACGTGGTGCTCGCGGACGAAATCAACCGCGCGCCCGCCAAGGTGCAGTCCGCGCTGCTCGAGGCCATGCAGGAGCGCCAGGTCACCATCGGGGACACGTCCTTCCCGCTGCCCTCGCCCTTCCTGGTGCTCGCCACCCAGAACCCCATCGAGCAGGAGGGCACCTACCCGCTGCCCGAGGCGCAGGTGGACCGCTTCATGCTCAAGGTGAAGGTGGGCTACCCCACGCGGGACGAGGAGAAGGTCATCATGGACCGCATGAGCGGCGGCAAGCCGCCCTCGGTCCAGAAGGTGATCGCCCTGGAGCAGCTCGTCAACGCGCGCGCGCTCGTCCAGCAGATCTACATGGACGAGAAGGTGAAGGACTACATCCTCAACGTCATCTTCGCCACGCGTGAGCCCGCGCGCTACGGGCTCAAGGACCAGGCGGACTACATCCAGTTCGGCGCGAGCCCCCGCGCCACCATCGCCATGAGCCAGGCGGCGCGTGCCCATGCCTTCCTGCGCCACCGGGGCTTCGTCACGCCCGAGGACGTGAAGGCCATCGCGTTCGACGTGCTGCGCCACCGCGTGGCCCTCACGTACGAGGCCGAGGCGGAGGAGCTCACCACGGAGAAGCTCATCCAGCGCGTCTTCGACCGCGTCGAGGTGCCTTAA
- a CDS encoding alpha/beta fold hydrolase has product MAGADVQEVARLVPPVRLQRCPVPGGGALRVLDGGEGPPWVLLHGRGNAASTWFPLWPALARTHRVLALDLPGFGNSTPPPGPLRTAEEGLRAFVEPVEAVLTALAPGPMTLVGHSLGGLVALELALRGRVPVERLVLVDAMGLGPEMTLASRLFFRLGPERLARVLGPRLFGRIAPLPDTPVHHRLMALDHELMTVPGGRPEATRAFNTLVPLTGDVFHRRERLGEVKVPTLLYWGERDNVLPVSLAEAAVKRLPRARLLRVAAGHSPHQERWDSAAEELQTPLDG; this is encoded by the coding sequence ATGGCCGGAGCGGACGTCCAGGAGGTGGCGCGGCTCGTGCCCCCCGTGCGGCTCCAACGGTGTCCCGTGCCCGGGGGCGGCGCGCTCCGGGTGCTCGACGGGGGCGAGGGGCCGCCCTGGGTGCTCCTGCACGGGCGGGGCAACGCCGCGAGCACCTGGTTTCCCCTGTGGCCCGCGCTGGCCCGGACCCACCGGGTGCTCGCACTGGACCTACCGGGTTTCGGGAATTCTACCCCCCCACCGGGTCCCCTCCGGACGGCCGAGGAGGGCCTGCGCGCCTTCGTCGAGCCGGTGGAGGCGGTGCTGACGGCGCTGGCTCCGGGCCCGATGACCCTGGTGGGCCACTCGCTGGGGGGCCTCGTGGCGCTGGAGCTGGCGCTGCGCGGCCGTGTCCCCGTGGAACGGCTCGTCCTGGTGGACGCGATGGGGCTCGGCCCGGAGATGACCCTCGCCTCGCGCCTGTTCTTCCGACTGGGCCCCGAGCGGCTCGCCCGGGTGCTGGGGCCCCGCCTCTTCGGCCGCATCGCGCCGCTGCCGGACACCCCGGTCCACCACCGGTTGATGGCGCTGGACCACGAGCTGATGACGGTGCCGGGAGGCCGACCCGAGGCCACACGGGCCTTCAACACCCTGGTCCCGCTCACCGGCGACGTGTTCCACCGCCGCGAGCGCCTGGGCGAGGTGAAGGTCCCCACCCTCCTCTACTGGGGCGAGCGGGACAACGTGCTGCCCGTCTCGCTCGCGGAGGCCGCCGTGAAGCGGCTGCCCCGGGCCCGGCTCCTGAGGGTCGCCGCCGGACACAGCCCGCACCAGGAGCGATGGGACAGCGCGGCCGAGGAGCTCCAGACGCCGCTCGACGGCTGA
- a CDS encoding vWA domain-containing protein → MLPDLAFHSPQFLWGLLLLPLLIAAGLWEKRRRAVLRFSAAHVFAQHRKGLRTYLLPLLPLLRLVAVASAVVALARPQTRDTRVRDLNVEGIDIVVALDLSTSMEAGDFRPQNRLHVAKEVLADFISSRVNDRIGLVVFAGSAYTQAPLTLDYGVLKEVLRQLRTRVLEDGTAIGDALATSLNRLRDSDAKSRVVVLITDGDNNAGKISPLDAAGMARSLHVPVYTILVGKGGKVPFPQGTDLFGNTVWRETEIPINPELMQDIASSTGGEYYRATDPEGLKQGLQKVLDSLDRTKLLEGGASANYRENFHPYLLLAFGLAVLELFLRSTLLKVLP, encoded by the coding sequence ATGCTTCCGGACCTCGCGTTTCATAGCCCCCAGTTCCTGTGGGGTTTGTTGCTCCTGCCCCTGCTGATCGCCGCGGGCCTGTGGGAGAAGCGCCGCCGCGCCGTGCTGCGCTTCTCCGCGGCGCACGTGTTCGCCCAGCACCGCAAGGGCCTGCGCACCTACCTGTTGCCGCTCTTGCCCCTGTTGCGGCTGGTCGCGGTGGCCTCCGCCGTGGTGGCGCTCGCCCGGCCCCAGACGCGCGACACGCGCGTGCGGGACCTGAACGTGGAGGGCATCGACATCGTCGTGGCGCTCGACCTGTCCACGTCCATGGAGGCCGGCGACTTCCGCCCGCAGAACCGCCTGCACGTGGCCAAGGAGGTGCTCGCGGACTTCATCTCCAGCCGGGTGAACGACCGCATCGGGCTCGTGGTCTTCGCGGGCTCGGCCTACACCCAGGCGCCGCTCACGCTCGACTACGGCGTGCTCAAGGAGGTGCTGCGGCAGTTGCGCACCCGGGTGCTCGAGGACGGCACCGCCATTGGCGACGCGCTGGCCACGTCCCTCAACCGCCTGCGTGACTCGGACGCCAAGAGCCGCGTGGTGGTGCTCATCACCGACGGTGACAACAACGCGGGGAAGATCTCCCCGCTGGACGCCGCGGGCATGGCCAGGAGCCTGCACGTGCCCGTCTACACCATCCTCGTGGGCAAGGGCGGCAAGGTGCCCTTTCCCCAGGGCACGGACCTGTTCGGCAACACCGTCTGGCGCGAGACGGAGATTCCCATCAACCCGGAGCTCATGCAGGACATCGCCTCGTCCACCGGCGGCGAGTACTACCGCGCCACGGACCCCGAGGGCCTCAAGCAGGGCCTGCAGAAGGTGCTCGACTCGCTCGACCGCACCAAGCTCCTGGAGGGCGGGGCCTCGGCCAACTACCGCGAGAACTTCCACCCCTACCTGCTGCTGGCCTTCGGGCTCGCCGTGCTGGAGCTCTTCCTGCGCTCCACCTTGCTGAAGGTGCTGCCGTGA
- a CDS encoding DUF4381 family protein gives MKGWVLCALLAASPVWAQAPAAPAAAPASATLPEAMPADVRARVEPERVLLGEPFVYELAITHPAQQRYELELPADLGDFEVISQERTPPESGKEPAVTTFRLRMSAFKLGTVTLPEVPFAVSTPEGPHRYVAPGRTLEVGSTLPDDAQTKGEDLRDIQPPTEVAIRSLTLVWVLLGAIAAALLGVVAWRAFQKYRERKLAAVAPPLPLDVRTRRALDALKTEDLPARGQVKDFYFRLSEILRGYLGERYGFDALECTSSELMTRLRGLHAPGLPEDGLMRFISESDMVKYARADASADSCQDALTFGYALLDKTWPPLLPPVAADVSHASGPRVS, from the coding sequence ATGAAGGGGTGGGTTCTCTGCGCGCTCCTGGCCGCCTCGCCCGTGTGGGCCCAGGCGCCCGCGGCACCTGCGGCGGCACCGGCCAGCGCGACGCTGCCCGAGGCGATGCCCGCGGACGTGCGGGCCCGGGTGGAGCCCGAGCGCGTGCTGCTGGGCGAGCCCTTCGTCTACGAGCTGGCCATCACCCACCCCGCCCAGCAGCGCTACGAGCTGGAGCTGCCCGCGGACCTGGGGGACTTCGAGGTCATCTCCCAGGAGCGCACGCCGCCCGAGTCGGGCAAGGAGCCGGCCGTCACCACGTTCCGGCTGCGCATGTCCGCCTTCAAGCTGGGCACGGTGACCTTGCCCGAGGTGCCCTTCGCGGTGAGCACCCCGGAGGGGCCGCACCGCTACGTGGCGCCGGGCCGGACGCTGGAGGTGGGCTCCACGCTGCCCGACGACGCCCAGACCAAGGGCGAGGACCTGCGCGACATCCAGCCGCCCACCGAGGTGGCCATCCGCTCGCTCACGCTCGTGTGGGTGTTGCTCGGCGCCATCGCCGCGGCGCTGCTGGGCGTGGTCGCCTGGCGCGCCTTCCAGAAGTACCGCGAGCGCAAGCTGGCCGCCGTGGCGCCGCCCCTGCCGCTGGACGTGCGCACCCGCCGCGCCCTGGATGCCCTCAAGACGGAAGACCTGCCCGCCCGGGGCCAGGTGAAGGACTTCTACTTCCGCCTCTCGGAGATCCTCCGCGGCTACCTGGGCGAGCGCTATGGCTTCGACGCGCTCGAGTGCACGAGCAGTGAGCTGATGACGCGGCTGCGCGGGTTGCACGCGCCCGGCCTGCCCGAGGACGGGCTCATGCGCTTCATCTCCGAGTCGGACATGGTGAAGTACGCCCGCGCGGATGCCTCCGCGGATTCCTGCCAGGACGCGCTGACGTTCGGCTACGCGCTGCTCGACAAGACCTGGCCCCCCCTCTTGCCGCCCGTGGCGGCCGACGTGTCCCATGCTTCCGGACCTCGCGTTTCATAG
- a CDS encoding BatD family protein: MRRIGSGRAVLAALSLLLTAMPAWAEVEFYQTVDRSEVGTEDVFQLTVVIVDPPDDAQVRFPAPEDFEVLSTSQSTQRSIQMSGGGPPVIQTVRKHVLMMRAKRAGTLTIPAAVLTSVGRTLRTEPVKMTVTRGRTGPPPRSPRSQLPDPLRNLPFGALQDPFAEEESEEEDTQGARREDVRIPRGDSDLFLRATLDKNQVFVGEQVTLSLFIYSRVDLSSVDSVSMPKLEGFWSEDVESPTQLTGETRVVNGVPYRTYLLRRRALFPMRSGRLSITPAEADITTGMLFVGHRVHRVSNDLQVTVKPLPPGAPRDFSNAQVGDWKLSVEATQHEVELGQPVTVTVVLEGSGNVKNVTPPRLAAPSAFKVYDPKTTDKLTPGKWRIQGRRAQEYLVMPQRTGTFTLPALEFPYFDPKEGRYTVSRTEPVEIVVTPGAGGAPTPGGQGSATTPLADAAAEQKNVLTAGGLRPLRYQARFESPTTAVWQRPFFLPAVLSPLGLFLALGLGGFVRGRMAGQEVGHRKRARAARKQLAAAEKLREGSSSAFYGEVEKAVLNFLEARLHAPVGGLTRDALDARLAEAGVDDTRRQRVRFVLESCDTGRFAPGAEQAARERILDDAAAVMEGWDK, encoded by the coding sequence ATGCGAAGGATTGGTAGCGGCCGCGCGGTGCTGGCCGCCCTCAGCCTGCTGCTGACGGCCATGCCCGCGTGGGCGGAGGTCGAATTCTACCAGACGGTGGATCGCTCCGAGGTGGGCACCGAGGACGTGTTCCAGCTCACCGTGGTGATCGTGGATCCCCCGGACGATGCCCAGGTGCGCTTCCCCGCGCCGGAGGACTTCGAGGTGCTCTCGACGTCGCAGAGCACCCAGCGCTCCATCCAGATGAGTGGAGGCGGCCCGCCCGTCATCCAGACCGTGCGCAAGCACGTGTTGATGATGCGCGCCAAGCGCGCTGGCACGCTCACCATCCCCGCCGCGGTGTTGACCTCGGTGGGCCGCACGCTGCGCACCGAGCCCGTGAAGATGACGGTGACCCGGGGCCGCACCGGACCGCCGCCGCGCTCCCCGCGTTCCCAATTGCCAGACCCCCTGCGCAACTTGCCCTTCGGCGCTCTGCAGGACCCCTTCGCCGAGGAGGAGTCCGAGGAGGAGGACACGCAGGGTGCCCGGCGCGAGGACGTGCGCATTCCCCGGGGCGACTCGGACCTGTTCCTGCGCGCCACGCTCGACAAGAACCAGGTGTTCGTGGGCGAGCAGGTGACGCTCTCGCTCTTCATCTACTCGCGCGTGGACCTGTCCAGCGTGGACTCGGTGAGCATGCCCAAGCTGGAGGGCTTCTGGAGCGAGGACGTGGAGAGTCCCACCCAGCTCACCGGCGAGACGCGCGTCGTCAACGGCGTGCCCTACCGCACCTACCTCCTGCGCCGCCGCGCGCTCTTCCCCATGCGCTCGGGCCGCCTGTCCATCACCCCGGCCGAGGCGGACATCACCACGGGCATGCTCTTCGTGGGCCACCGGGTGCACCGCGTCTCCAACGATCTCCAGGTGACGGTCAAGCCGCTGCCCCCGGGCGCGCCCCGCGACTTCTCCAACGCCCAGGTGGGTGACTGGAAGCTGTCGGTGGAGGCCACCCAGCACGAGGTGGAGCTGGGCCAGCCGGTGACGGTGACGGTGGTGCTCGAGGGCTCGGGCAACGTGAAGAACGTGACGCCCCCGCGCCTGGCGGCGCCGTCCGCGTTCAAGGTCTACGATCCCAAGACGACCGACAAGCTGACGCCCGGCAAGTGGCGCATCCAGGGCCGCCGCGCCCAGGAGTACCTGGTCATGCCCCAGCGCACCGGCACCTTCACCCTGCCGGCGCTCGAGTTCCCCTACTTCGATCCGAAGGAAGGCCGCTACACGGTGTCGCGCACCGAGCCGGTGGAGATCGTGGTGACGCCCGGCGCCGGTGGCGCGCCGACGCCGGGGGGGCAGGGGAGCGCGACCACGCCGCTGGCGGACGCCGCGGCCGAGCAGAAGAACGTGCTCACCGCGGGCGGCCTGCGCCCCCTGCGCTACCAGGCGCGCTTCGAGTCGCCGACCACGGCCGTGTGGCAGCGGCCCTTCTTCCTGCCCGCGGTGCTCTCGCCCCTGGGCCTCTTCCTGGCGCTGGGCCTGGGCGGCTTCGTGCGCGGGCGGATGGCGGGCCAGGAGGTGGGCCATCGCAAGCGGGCCCGGGCGGCGCGCAAGCAACTGGCCGCGGCGGAGAAGCTGCGCGAGGGCTCGTCCAGCGCGTTCTACGGCGAGGTGGAGAAGGCCGTGCTCAACTTCCTGGAGGCCCGCCTGCACGCGCCGGTGGGCGGACTCACCCGGGACGCGCTCGACGCCCGGCTCGCCGAGGCGGGCGTGGACGACACGCGCCGCCAGCGGGTGCGCTTCGTGCTCGAGTCGTGTGACACCGGCCGCTTCGCGCCTGGCGCGGAGCAGGCCGCCCGCGAGCGGATTCTCGATGACGCCGCGGCCGTGATGGAGGGATGGGACAAGTGA
- a CDS encoding DUF58 domain-containing protein, whose amino-acid sequence MLAKDIIRRIRKLEIRTRKVVSDMLAGQYHSVFKGRGMAFSEVRQYQPGDEIRIIDWNVTARMNDAYVKVFTEERELTVMLLVDVSASKEFGSRERSKAEVAAEVAAQIAFSAIANNDRVGLILFSDRVEKVVPPRKGRTHVMRLVSDILTFQPKGKGTDLAAGLTYLSRLASRKTVTFLVSDFLAFGYEPPLRLVGRKHDLVPVVIVDPLEREFPRMGLVEMEDPETGERFVVDTSDPLVRGRFARTLQAQRDELRRLFKKLELDHVELSTGDDHGLALVRFFRARSRRMAA is encoded by the coding sequence ATGCTCGCCAAGGACATCATCCGCCGCATCCGCAAGCTGGAGATCCGCACCCGCAAGGTGGTGTCGGACATGCTCGCGGGCCAGTACCACTCGGTCTTCAAGGGCCGGGGCATGGCGTTCTCCGAGGTGCGCCAGTACCAGCCGGGCGATGAGATCCGCATCATCGACTGGAACGTCACGGCGCGCATGAACGACGCCTACGTGAAGGTCTTCACCGAGGAGCGCGAGCTCACGGTGATGCTGCTGGTGGACGTGTCGGCGTCCAAGGAGTTCGGCTCGCGCGAGCGCTCCAAGGCGGAGGTGGCCGCGGAAGTGGCCGCGCAGATCGCCTTCAGCGCCATCGCGAACAACGACCGGGTGGGGCTCATCCTCTTCTCGGATCGGGTGGAGAAGGTGGTGCCGCCGCGCAAGGGCCGCACGCACGTGATGCGGCTGGTGAGCGACATCCTCACCTTCCAGCCCAAGGGCAAGGGGACGGACCTGGCCGCGGGGCTCACGTACCTGAGCCGTCTGGCCAGCCGCAAGACGGTGACCTTCCTCGTGTCGGACTTCCTCGCCTTCGGCTACGAGCCGCCCTTGCGGCTGGTGGGGCGCAAGCACGACCTGGTCCCCGTGGTGATCGTGGATCCGCTCGAGCGCGAGTTTCCGAGGATGGGGCTCGTGGAGATGGAGGATCCGGAGACGGGCGAGCGCTTCGTGGTGGACACGAGTGATCCGCTCGTGCGCGGCCGCTTCGCGCGCACGCTCCAGGCGCAGCGCGACGAGCTGCGTCGGCTGTTCAAGAAGCTGGAATTGGACCATGTGGAGCTGAGCACGGGAGACGACCACGGCCTGGCCCTGGTGCGCTTCTTCCGGGCCCGCTCGCGGAGGATGGCGGCATGA
- a CDS encoding VWA domain-containing protein: MALEPWRFKFLGEEMGLAQPLFLVMVGVGLFVGSIALWGALRRRSRIRAILADRLVDKLAPGTVRWLPATQAGFYGLGLMLFGVALAQPQCGTTTEPTKRRGIDVVVALDASKSMLARDVQPSRLERSRLELNTLLDELKGDRVGLVAFAGDAFIQSPLTSDYSAVKLFLRAVDPEQMPQGGSNIGDALMLAREVLENADRGSKERVVVLVSDGEDLTGQVKEAVDALKEAKVRVLTVGVGSEQGEPIPVYNRRGEFVDFKKDASGETVITRMDRGGLTAIAEATDGDFFYQPRGVAMSGVLERIDAMQKSELESRITVRYNERFQVFALPGLVLLILGMVLPPSWRRRSA; the protein is encoded by the coding sequence ATGGCGCTGGAGCCCTGGCGGTTCAAGTTCCTGGGGGAGGAGATGGGGCTCGCCCAGCCGCTCTTCCTGGTGATGGTGGGCGTGGGCCTCTTCGTGGGGAGCATCGCCCTGTGGGGCGCCCTGCGTCGGCGCTCGCGCATCCGGGCGATCCTGGCGGATCGGCTCGTGGACAAGCTGGCGCCGGGCACCGTGCGCTGGCTGCCGGCCACCCAGGCGGGGTTCTATGGCCTGGGACTCATGCTCTTCGGCGTGGCGCTGGCCCAGCCCCAGTGCGGCACCACCACCGAGCCCACCAAGCGCCGGGGCATCGACGTGGTGGTGGCCCTGGACGCCTCCAAGTCCATGCTCGCGCGTGACGTGCAGCCCAGCCGCCTGGAGCGCTCGCGGCTGGAGCTCAACACGCTGCTCGACGAGCTCAAGGGGGACCGGGTGGGCCTGGTGGCGTTCGCCGGAGACGCCTTCATCCAGTCGCCCCTCACCTCGGACTACTCGGCGGTGAAGCTCTTCTTGCGCGCGGTGGATCCGGAGCAGATGCCCCAGGGCGGCAGCAACATCGGGGACGCGCTGATGCTGGCGCGCGAGGTCCTGGAGAACGCGGACCGGGGCTCCAAGGAGCGCGTGGTGGTGCTGGTGTCCGATGGCGAGGATCTGACGGGGCAGGTGAAGGAGGCGGTGGACGCGCTCAAGGAGGCCAAGGTGCGGGTGCTCACCGTGGGCGTGGGCTCGGAGCAGGGCGAGCCCATTCCCGTGTACAACCGCCGGGGCGAGTTCGTGGACTTCAAGAAGGACGCGAGCGGGGAGACGGTCATCACCCGCATGGATCGCGGCGGCCTCACGGCCATCGCCGAGGCCACCGACGGGGACTTCTTCTACCAGCCGCGCGGCGTGGCCATGAGCGGGGTGTTGGAGCGCATCGACGCGATGCAGAAGAGTGAATTGGAGAGCCGCATCACCGTGCGCTACAACGAGCGCTTCCAGGTCTTCGCGCTGCCGGGGCTCGTGCTGTTGATCCTGGGCATGGTGCTGCCGCCCTCGTGGCGCCGGAGGTCCGCATGA
- a CDS encoding SH3 domain-containing protein: MGQVSALAAVLVATVLGQGYYSPEEAQGLFQQANDAFYKQDYAAARAGYEKLLERGFGGPDLQYNLGTTSLAQDDLGHAVLAFERARRAGGEGPDLEANLAHARARQLDKVVGSGPEEPLLQRVVAATSGNGAAWGFLGAWLGGCAFFLLFRLLRPGRRAWAAVLGGLLLILSLPAGALLAAHVWVQQTLHEAVVVAPTLRAREFPREEAKVAFEVHPGLKVRVMEDAGRYVRIRLPNGLEGWAERDGVAEI; this comes from the coding sequence ATGGGACAAGTGAGCGCCCTCGCCGCCGTGCTCGTGGCCACCGTGCTGGGCCAGGGTTACTACTCCCCCGAGGAGGCCCAGGGCCTGTTCCAGCAGGCCAACGACGCCTTCTACAAGCAGGACTACGCCGCCGCCCGCGCGGGCTACGAGAAGTTGCTCGAGCGGGGCTTCGGCGGGCCGGATCTCCAGTACAACCTGGGCACCACCTCCCTGGCGCAGGACGACCTGGGCCACGCGGTGCTCGCCTTCGAGCGCGCGCGCCGGGCGGGCGGCGAGGGGCCGGACCTGGAGGCCAACCTGGCCCATGCCCGCGCGCGTCAGCTCGACAAGGTGGTGGGCAGCGGGCCCGAGGAGCCGCTCCTCCAGCGCGTGGTGGCCGCCACGAGCGGCAACGGCGCGGCCTGGGGTTTCCTCGGGGCGTGGCTCGGGGGCTGCGCGTTCTTCCTGCTCTTCCGGCTGCTGCGGCCGGGGCGGCGGGCGTGGGCGGCGGTGCTGGGTGGACTGCTGCTCATCCTGTCCCTGCCGGCGGGCGCGCTGCTGGCCGCGCATGTCTGGGTCCAGCAGACGCTGCACGAGGCCGTCGTCGTCGCGCCCACGCTGCGCGCGCGGGAGTTCCCCCGGGAAGAGGCCAAGGTGGCTTTCGAGGTCCACCCCGGCCTCAAGGTGCGCGTCATGGAGGACGCGGGGCGCTACGTGCGCATCCGTCTGCCCAATGGCCTGGAGGGTTGGGCCGAGCGCGACGGCGTGGCGGAGATCTGA